The DNA segment TTGCAACTGCTCCATCAAATGACGATCAAGCACTTGTGAGCCAGCAATAATATAGTTAATCGTAGATAATTTACATTTACAATGCCTTATGAGCAATCTAAGTTTTGTAGGAAGAGCATAGATATGATCTACTTCATATCTTTCAAGCAGCTCAATCCATCGAGTAGGACGCAAGGAACTGGTAGTAACAATAGTCCCCCCTGCCCATAAGACAGCAACAACCATATTACTAACACCAGTAAAACTAAAGCTGCCTTGCAAAAAGATTTTTGTATCTTCATTTATATGAAAGATATTATTTTGAATATCAAAAAACTCTCGCCACGATTCCTCTTTTCTCCACAACGGTTTAGGACGCCCCGTAGTACCTGATGTAAGTACACCAAAATCAGTTAATGGCAACACGCCTTCATCAGCTATAATATGAGCTAATTCGTCTATATACTCAGTATCCATTTCATTATGGCATACCATAGGAATGTAACATCTATACAATGCACCTAACCATTGTACAAGTTGTTCTAAAAAGTATTGACTCTGAATTAAAAGAACTTTATTTTTTGCTGATTCTTTAACTTCAGTGAGATTTACTATATGACTAGTATCATCAATATCGATTGATAGAATAGCATCATATAGTTCACTATATGTATACTTTGTATCATCTATAATGAGAGCAATCTTATGAGGCTCTAATTCTTTATATTGTCGTAACCGTTCAATAATTGTCATTTTACATACGTTCCATAATCAAAGCAGTTCCTGTACCGCCTGCACCGGCAATAGCACACAAACCATAGCGACCATTACAAGATTCTAAAGCAGCCATACAATGAAGAGCTAATATAGCACCAGAACAGCCATAAGGATGTCCATACGCTAAGGCACCACCCAATTTATTATATTTTTCTAAATGCTTGGGATAGGCCTTATTGAAGAGCACATCAATGATAGCAAAGGCTTCATTCCATTCCACTACATCAATATCATCCATCGTTAGACCAGTGCGTTTTAAAATCGCTTCTGTGCTTTCTAAAGCTCCTTCTGGGCTAAACTGAGGGTTACCTGCCCAAGGCATAACACTATAAATTCTAAAGGGCCCTTTTTCATTAGATACGTATACAAAAGCCGCGCCATCATGAGTTAAACAAGCATTACCTGCATTTGTAATAGCATTAGGTCCTAATAAAGGCTTCATCCGTGATAATAGTTTCTCATTCATCTTAGGCCGAATACATTCATCTACACATGCTTTGCCATCGATGGTAATAGGCATAATGTAAGATTTCAAATGCGGATTATTTAAAGCTTCAGAAGCGCGTTTATGACTGCCAATAATGTAGGGATATAAGTCTTCCTTTAATACATTATGCTTTTGAATCGTCCTCTCTGCCCCTTCTAACATAGCTAAAGGAGAACAATCTTGAGGGCTAAACTGAGCAACCTTATATAAGCCTTTACGATCATCATTAGCTGCATACATCCTATCTGGCTGTAATGAAGAACTTTCAATACCACCAGCAATAGCCGAATCCATAACACCTGATGCAATATGTGTATAGGCCATCTCAATACTCATCAAGGCTGATGCACATTGCATATCTACGGTAATCGCAGGAACAGAATTCGGTAAATTAGTCATGAGCCCCATAAGGCGACCAATATTACCACCAGTCCCCACAGCATTGCCACAGAAGATTCCATCCACTTGTGAAATATCATAACGCTTGATTAATTCATCAATGAGTTGAGCTCCTAACATTTCAGGTCTCAT comes from the Veillonella dispar genome and includes:
- a CDS encoding thiolase family protein; translation: MSVYIHGGLRTPIGVLNGQYRNMRPEMLGAQLIDELIKRYDISQVDGIFCGNAVGTGGNIGRLMGLMTNLPNSVPAITVDMQCASALMSIEMAYTHIASGVMDSAIAGGIESSSLQPDRMYAANDDRKGLYKVAQFSPQDCSPLAMLEGAERTIQKHNVLKEDLYPYIIGSHKRASEALNNPHLKSYIMPITIDGKACVDECIRPKMNEKLLSRMKPLLGPNAITNAGNACLTHDGAAFVYVSNEKGPFRIYSVMPWAGNPQFSPEGALESTEAILKRTGLTMDDIDVVEWNEAFAIIDVLFNKAYPKHLEKYNKLGGALAYGHPYGCSGAILALHCMAALESCNGRYGLCAIAGAGGTGTALIMERM
- a CDS encoding AMP-binding protein, whose amino-acid sequence is MTIIERLRQYKELEPHKIALIIDDTKYTYSELYDAILSIDIDDTSHIVNLTEVKESAKNKVLLIQSQYFLEQLVQWLGALYRCYIPMVCHNEMDTEYIDELAHIIADEGVLPLTDFGVLTSGTTGRPKPLWRKEESWREFFDIQNNIFHINEDTKIFLQGSFSFTGVSNMVVAVLWAGGTIVTTSSLRPTRWIELLERYEVDHIYALPTKLRLLIRHCKCKLSTINYIIAGSQVLDRHLMEQLQQLCPNMEFILYYGASELNYITYCTGKEWLDREGTVGRPFPTVRIKADDGVIYVTTKYHIEGISDTYTVNDCGYIDTEGYLMFTGRQGDVVNKGGYKISIPSMETYLQSIDGVSEVAIIDIIDDVKGEDFVAYMVLEDNVLVADVMETIRHHRPSIEWPKSIYSIPMLPLTECSKVDKRKLKEWYNKG